The stretch of DNA GAGTCACTAGCGAAAATGAGACAGGGTGAGTTACTAAGTCTCACAAGGGATTACAGCGTTTTTAATTTTCTTGTTACTAATGATATAGAAATTTTGAAATAGAACATGTTTAAAATATAGTGCTGTAGGACGATCCTATATACGGCAATGGTTGAGTCGTTTTTCTACTATAAATCGATAATAGCCTTTAAGGGAAAGTATAGAAATAGCACTGTGTATATTCAGAACAACTCGATCACTCATACTCTCACAAGGTCTTACAGCATTTTTAGTTTTTCTGTTACTAATGGTAAGGAAGTGTAACGCAGAATAACATCATGAACTATTCTAGTACTTCTGTGACCTCTTATACACCAATACATATAGAGGCTTCATTGAATTTTGAGATAATCGTCTTTTAGGGAAATATCATCAAAAATAATATTTTGAAGTTTGGCGAACCCGTAATCCAAACTCCCACAAGGGTTTACAGCATTTTTAGTTTTTCTGTTACTAATGGTAGAGAAAAACTAGCGGTTTAGAAAAAACCACAAACCCTTGATACACAAGGGATGAGTCTCCTTTCGCTCTCATAAATTTTATCTAGAAACCACTGTTAAGCGTTGGTACATAAGGGATTGAAGGGAATATTTCTTAATAGTATTTAAGGGGACTAAAGTATACCCTGCCAAAAAACTATAATTATCATCGGACTTATCACTATATTTTATACAGGGGTATTTATTTAACTATGTTGACAAAATAAATGAATACAAACCAATAATTTCACTTTAAGAATTGAGGAGACATTTTTCATTAGTCATATTGCTTGCAGTAATACTAATGAAGGGTATCTCCCCTTCTCTGTACATAGTTTCATCAAATTTATTACCTCCATTTTCTGTGAGCAGATATAATGTCTGCTCTTTTTTTGTTTCTTTTTTACTCATCATTTTGAATCAGGAGGTGGATTAAATGGATGTTGGAGGTATTCCAATTGAGATGATAATCTCGCAAGGGATTTTTGCTATCTTGTTTGTCTGGCTCTTTGCTGATAGTCGTAAAGAATCTAAGCAACGAGAAGCAAAGTTGCTAGATCAAATTAACAAGCAAAATCAATCACAGGACAGAATTGTCCAAGCCATTGAACGATTGGAAAAGCAAATTACTGCTTTACAATAAACAAATAATAATAATTGGAGGTAATTAACAAATGTCAGATCAAGTATTCACACAGGAACAAGTCGATGATTTGTTGCAACAAGAACGCACAAAATGGAATGATGAAGTCTTAAATCCATTGGTGACTGAACGTGATAGCCTATTACAGTTTAAGCCAAAGGATTTAACAGATGAGGAAAAGGCAATCCAAATTAAACAGCAAGAGTTATTTAAAAAAGAAGTGTCTCTTGAATTGAAGTCAGCAGGACTCGAAAAGTTTGCTGATTTTTTTGTTGTTGAGAGTGTAGATGATTTAAAGGGAAAGATGAGTGCTTTTCAATCACTACTTGGTGAAATGAAAATAGACAACTCATATAAGCCAAATGATCATAAGCACACAGATCCATATTCAAAGTTTGAGAAAGATGGAAATACGGTTGGTATGATTGGCAGCAAGTTATCTAAAATTTTTAAATAAAAAACTATAGGGGGAAATTATATGTTTAAATCAACTAATTTTACGGATGCTGAGAGTATTTCATTGGCAAAAGAGATTGCACTAATTGGTGTACAAGCAACTCCATTAACTTCAATGTTGATGGCAAAAGGAAACATTGAGAAAGCGCTTAGTACAGTTTATTCATTCAGAGAAAAGACATTGGACAACACAGAAGATTTAAGTGCAGTGGAAGGTGCAGACACTACAGAGTTCTTCGAAACTGCAAGAGCAGAATTAAACAACATTCTGGAGATTTTCAAAAAGGGTGCAAGTATTTCTGGAACGGCTTTATCCATGAAATCTAATCAATTTGCAGAGGAAGTTAATGACCGTCTGCTTGAGTTAAAAATTAATATTGAGAAAAAATTAATCAATGGGCTTAGAAATGATGGTTCTACTACTCCATTTAAACGTCAATTGAGTGGATTAATTCAATTTGCTGATTCATCTAACGCAGTAGATGTGACTGGTGATGTTACAGAAGAACACGTTAAAGAGGTTATGCGTAATCTTTGGAATCAAGACCTTGCTGAAGGTTCGTTCTATGCACTTGTAGGGGCAGACATTAAGGAGCAAATTGATACTATCTATAAAGACCGTTACTCTTACCAACATAAGACAAATTCATTCGGTTTAATTGTAGATGAAATAGCAACAAATTATGGAAATTTACAGTTTGTTCTATCTAAACATGTACCTGCTGATAAGATGGTTGTATTTAATGATGCTTATGTTGATCTTGTATATCTTCGTGAGCCACACTTTGAGCCGTTAGCAAAAACGGGTGACTCTATTAAAGGTCATGTTATTGCTGAAGCAACTTTAAAAGTAGGTTCTCCTAAAGGTGTAGCAGTAGTAACCGTTGCTTAATTTATAGGCTAAGAGATGGGTAAATTCTTACCTGTCTCTTTTTTTATTCATAATTCTGAAAGGAAGGTTAAAGAAAGTGGAGTTAATGGATTTGAAACAGAGAGAAATATACACAATAAAACGTAAACGCAAAAAGATACGTTTAACACAGATAGCCAAAGTAATCGGATGTAGTCAGTCCCTTCTATCTCGATTTGAAATGGGAGAAACAGGCCTACATCCAGACAAGTTAGAAAAATATCAAACTTATATTGATAACGAATAAATAATAACGAAAGGTCGGTGAAAAAGTGAAAGTAGTAATAAATTCGTCATGACCACTTCCTTCTTTTAATGGTCAGTCATAAAGGATAATGACTGATGGAGAAAAAGGAGGAATCTGGTCGTCAAATATGACGGTTAGAGGATAAGGATTTATAAAGTTGAAGGTAGTGGGAGAGTTTCCTCTTTCGCTAAAATATGAAGCAAGAATTAAAAGAAAAATTCCCTGAGTGGTGTAATGATTACAGCCAAGGTCAACACACTACAATCTTACAGGATGATCTAGATAGTTTACTAGGTTGCTCTATTGAAAAAATGGTAAAAGGAAATGATATTAATTATTTTTATAACTTTAGTAATTTGTATGTAGAACAACAATCAGATAAACGTAAAGCAATTGGTATTGATTTAGCACTTCACAAAGGTAAATCCTGGTGCAATCATGTTGTTCGGATACATGAGGATGATTACGTCAATCCTCAGACAGCCAATATCAACGCAATATATAATATTCATAGTGGAAATTATTTTAATAAATATGCTATGAGTACAGTTCTAACCATGTGGTCATACTATGACTTACCTTTACCTAAAAGTGATGAAGGAAAAGCCCTTCTATTAGGCATAGATAGTGGCTATTTAGGACATTATGACGATAGGTTTAAAGATGTTCATACTAAATACTTGGAAATTATGGGGTTTACAAAATTAATTGATCTACTCAAAGCACATAGTAAAAGTGACTTTGAAAGTATTCAGCAATGTTACAAAACTAAAGCAAGAATACAACTGAATAGTGAAGGATATTTACAAACTACCTTACCCCTTGCAGATTTGCAGGGGTTTTTTGATGTTCCGATAGAACTGCCAAAAAGACAATTTACGTTACTGAGGGAACTTAGAGATCATATAGGAAATACTCATTCCATTGAATCTAAGAGTAAATTAAAAGGTAAAATTATCAGTTTTGCTTTAACTGGTAAAAAGAAATTCAAATATACAATTGCGTAAAAGGGTGGGAATTTTCCTGCCCTCTTTCACTTTAATAATTGGAGGAACAAACAATGAATCAATCTATAGAACAGCCATTTTTAACTTATATCGTAAGATCACAGCGGTTAGCAGGTTTTTTAATGATGCAAGGTTTTAAGTTACATGCTTTAAAAGAATCCGATTGTGGCAGCGGTAGGAATGTTTTCTTCTTTACTAAAAGTCAGGATTTACTCAATAGAATTGAGGATTATAGGAAATTAAAATAAAAGGGGATTGCCAATGAAGAATAACCAAAAACTAATTATAGATAAAATAAATGACTTGTTCATATTACCCAGATTTAAGTATCTAATCATGAATGATAAAGCCGAATATATGACTATCAATACCTATCAATCTAAAAAAGCGGTTAAATTAAATGATGGAATTGTTAAACGTCACCTAGAAGGTAAGGCAACGCTAGGCGTGTTTGCAGGCCAATATTTGACTAAGTTTTTATGTTTTGATGTAGATGTACCAGATAAGGAAAAGGCTAAATGGGCGGTCTATAAACTGGTTCATGCGCTAATTGAAATTGGCATACCACAGGATAAGATTTATATATCTCATAGCGGAAATAAAGGTTATCATGTTGATCTATACTTTTCTAGTCCTATAGAAAATAGACATGTTAAAAGTTTATATCTGCTAGTCATGAATCAATCTGAATTACTCAATATTGACTATGGACAAGTGGAATATAGACCAACAGACGGACAAGGCGTTAAATTACCGCTAGGCATCAATTTTAAGAATGGTAATATGTTTACTAATAAATGCTGGTATGTTGATTATAACAAGGGCTTAGAGCCAATTAGAAATATGGATTATTTCCTATCTATTGAAAAGATTGATAGTCAATTAATCTATGACATTCTTCAGCGTCAAAGTGATAATATGCTAGATGAAATTGTAGCGGAACAAGTTGAGGAATCCAAGGGTTACATTGACAGCCAGTATCAAGCATTAGACATTTACAAACAGAATGTAGATGAATCTGCAACAATTGAAGCCATTGAGCAACTAGAACGTGATGGGCTTACCCAAACAGGCATGAGACATAATTCATTGTACAAGTTGGCTAAGTATTACCGTTATCTTGGAGTAACAAGGGATGAATGTAAGGATATGCTGATTGAGTGGATGAATAAGCAGGATGAGAAATTCTATACAACTAAATGGGATGATTGCTTAAAGGATATTGAGTTAATTGTCCAGTACATTTATGACAATGAAATATCAATGACTATTAGCAAAAATGAAATCGAAGTAGACTTTTCCGAAATGGAACAGATTATGGGGCTAAAAAGTAAAAATGAAAAATTAATTGCATATTGTATGCTGATTCACAGTAAACGCTATTCATTGGAGAATGGCGTTTTTTATATGTCCTATAAACAAATGGCTGAAGCAAGTGGATTAGTTGAGAAATCTGCTAGAAATTTATTAGGTAAACTTGCTGAACAAGGAATTATAGAAGTTGTTGAACGGAATCAAATGGTCAAAGGTAATAAAGGTCAATTTGTCACTAAGAAGCCTAACAAGTACAAGGTTAACATTCAATTAGAATCAGCAGACAATTTAACATTTAAACTTGTATGTGATGATATGGATTATTCTGATTCATTCAATGACTGTATCTTACAATTATTTGATGATAAGCAATTACAAGTATTATGTACGAAGAATCAATACTATGAATTTAAGAATCTTAGAGGTATAGGATAATAGTGTATTAGATATAGGTGGAATACTTGCCTTCCCTAACTAATGGGATACAGGAAAGATATAATAATAATCTATTATAGGTAAAATGAGGAAGAGTGAATATTCTGATAAATTATATTAATCTAATGGAGGATGATTAAGTGTTTAACCTATTCAAATCTAAAAGCAAGAAGATAGAATTTTACCAAGAGATCAAAGATGACTTTCAAGAGTTTAACGAGATAAATGATGAAATACAAAATGACATTAAACAGGTGAAAGAAATGCTAGAGGATATTCGCTCAATGGTTAAGGATAACTTAGATCGATTGGAGGATGAGCAATAATGAATATATATGACGCTTTAAAAAATGTACGTGATTGGAAGAAAAGAGAATACTTTAAGTGGAAACATGATATTCGATATGATCAGCGTTTAGAGAAGAAAACAGAGGAACAGTTTCTTAAATCAGTAGATAAGAAAACGATGAATCCT from Bacillus horti encodes:
- a CDS encoding DUF5659 domain-containing protein, whose translation is MNQSIEQPFLTYIVRSQRLAGFLMMQGFKLHALKESDCGSGRNVFFFTKSQDLLNRIEDYRKLK
- a CDS encoding SU10 major capsid protein, producing the protein MFKSTNFTDAESISLAKEIALIGVQATPLTSMLMAKGNIEKALSTVYSFREKTLDNTEDLSAVEGADTTEFFETARAELNNILEIFKKGASISGTALSMKSNQFAEEVNDRLLELKINIEKKLINGLRNDGSTTPFKRQLSGLIQFADSSNAVDVTGDVTEEHVKEVMRNLWNQDLAEGSFYALVGADIKEQIDTIYKDRYSYQHKTNSFGLIVDEIATNYGNLQFVLSKHVPADKMVVFNDAYVDLVYLREPHFEPLAKTGDSIKGHVIAEATLKVGSPKGVAVVTVA
- a CDS encoding helix-turn-helix domain-containing protein, with the protein product MDLKQREIYTIKRKRKKIRLTQIAKVIGCSQSLLSRFEMGETGLHPDKLEKYQTYIDNE
- a CDS encoding BhlA/UviB family holin-like peptide translates to MDVGGIPIEMIISQGIFAILFVWLFADSRKESKQREAKLLDQINKQNQSQDRIVQAIERLEKQITALQ
- a CDS encoding TOTE conflict system archaeo-eukaryotic primase domain-containing protein produces the protein MKNNQKLIIDKINDLFILPRFKYLIMNDKAEYMTINTYQSKKAVKLNDGIVKRHLEGKATLGVFAGQYLTKFLCFDVDVPDKEKAKWAVYKLVHALIEIGIPQDKIYISHSGNKGYHVDLYFSSPIENRHVKSLYLLVMNQSELLNIDYGQVEYRPTDGQGVKLPLGINFKNGNMFTNKCWYVDYNKGLEPIRNMDYFLSIEKIDSQLIYDILQRQSDNMLDEIVAEQVEESKGYIDSQYQALDIYKQNVDESATIEAIEQLERDGLTQTGMRHNSLYKLAKYYRYLGVTRDECKDMLIEWMNKQDEKFYTTKWDDCLKDIELIVQYIYDNEISMTISKNEIEVDFSEMEQIMGLKSKNEKLIAYCMLIHSKRYSLENGVFYMSYKQMAEASGLVEKSARNLLGKLAEQGIIEVVERNQMVKGNKGQFVTKKPNKYKVNIQLESADNLTFKLVCDDMDYSDSFNDCILQLFDDKQLQVLCTKNQYYEFKNLRGIG